The genomic stretch CGCTTATGACAGCCAATGCACTGCTTTACGATCATCCTACTGTATCTCATCAGTCTTCCCTTGAACGCGCCCTTGAGCGGTCCAGCATGATAGACTATTCATTTGCATGGCCAAATAATCTCATGTAACACACACAACCTTCGCAAGGCCGTGAACCGTGAACCGGCTGGGAACCTTGAAAGTAAACATGCTAGCTGATGGTAAGGATACAGCTGCCCCTCTCGCTCTCTTTCAGGATCATCCTCGCTTGCCATCTCGCTCTCCCCATGCAGCTTCCACGCAGAGAAAGACTTTTAATTGGGTAATCAATTACACCACTAACAAGTCCCTGTCTTGATTTCTTCCTTCCATGGTTGTGCTCCTTTTGTTGGATTCGGCTTTTAGACTATTTGGTAGTGGCATGGTCGTAGAGTGCTCATCTGCGATAGAGGGGGAAGGCTTTGCAATGAATTAGATGCAAGTTGAGCGTAACCTCATCTTTTCTTTTTGCTCCGTTTTAAAGACCGAGCTCTTCCAGAAACCTGTTTCTCTTGAACAACACCCGGATTATTCCGAATACATTTTTCACCCGATGGATCTTTGCACTCTTGAGAAGGTAAACACTCATATTAGATATCgacaataaatacatgttaaaTACATATGCATGATATACATTCACTTTTTTCTCTGCAACACAGAAtgtcaaaaagaaaatgtacggCTGCACCGAGGCCTTCCTGGCAGATGCAAAATGGATTTTGCACAACTGCATCATATACAACGGAGGTATTATATTAATCTACTGTATCATTGGCACAATATTGTGACCACAACAACATTTTCATATTCCAGAATATTATGAAGAGTGATAAAATGAATTGCAAAGTCCCTCATAGTCATGAAAATGAACTTAATCCCAAAACCaccatttccactgcatttcagccccgCCACAAAATGACCATCTGACATCATCTGATGATTGAGTTAGAATTACTGACTggatagttgggatttttgGACATGAGGTTGTATGACACCTCCGTCtgtagtgtagtgcatcaactgtgACTTATCCCCCACTTTGTCCCGTgagttctggttggatttccGTGATCGGGAACATGGTTCTGGTTAGTTAGTGGGGCCGCTTAAGTAAGCTTCTCAAAACAGTGTGTTCAGAAGAGTACATCACAAAAATTACATTCTCTCCCGTCGCATCACGACTATCAATTGTTTAACTGTTATTTCTCCTTTCAGGCAATCACAAACTGACAGCCACGGCTAAAGTCATCGTTAAGATCTGTGAACATGAGGTGAATATGCGGTCTGTGTCATTTCTTGTATTGAAGATTAATTATTAGCGATCGGTTCAGCAAACCCTAATTTTCAATCCTTATTCTGCAGATGAATGAGATTGAAGTCTGTCCCGAGTGTTATCTGTCCGCTTGCCAAAAGAGGGACAACTGGTTCTGTGAGCCGTGTGTAAGCACCAGGCGTTGTACCACTTCCAGCATTCACCATTGGAGCAACGGTGCTCCGCTAAGTTTGCTAAGTTTGCTAAGTTTGACTGTGTCCGCAGGGCAACCCGCACCCTCTGGTGTGGGCTAAATTGAAAGGGTTTCCCTTTTGGCCAGCTAAAGCTCTGCGGGATAAAGACGGCCAAGTGGATGCTCGCTTCTTCGGTCAGCATGACAGGTCTCGGTTCTTTGGACTTCCCTTGTTTGAATGCGTGGTCAACTCTCAAGCCTTTTGTCGCTAACATTTCATGTGATCCTGTAGGGCCTGGGTCCCTTTAAATAACTGTTACCTCATGTCCAAAGAGATTCCTTTCTCCGTGAAGAAGACAAAAAGCATCTTCAACAATGCCATGCAAGAGATGGAAGTCTACGTGGAGAACATGAGGAAGAAGTTTGGTGTATTTAACTACGCTCCCTTCAGGACACCCTACACGCCAGACAACAGCTTTCAAATGCTGCAAGATCCCGCCGACCCCTTATCCACTAGCGTCAAGTCAGAGAAACAGGAAAAAATCAAGCTCAGCTTTGACATGACATCATCTCCAAAGATCTCCTTAACCAGAACCATGTTATGTGGAAGTGGCATCGGAGGGATCGCTACAGGTCGCAGACTGCCGAGTGACATGCCTCGCTCCCCCATGAGCACCAACTCCTCAACCCATACTGGATCAGATGGGGAGGACACCACAGACAGGTCCCAGATGAAAGCCCCAAACAGCCAGGCAAGCATGGGAGAAGAATTCATAGAACCTACAGGTAATCGTTTTATACAATTGTAGACAATTTCAACTTCTATGTTTTCCTTGACTGGTAAATTTCTCCGCATCTCCCAGCATCACCGACTCATACTCGAACTGGTCAGGCTGCCAATTTATCGGACAGTCCCAAACCTTCCCACCCGCAATCTCTTAGCAACCCCAAGCAGGAGAAGGCACAGCTGACAGGCAGCATCCTGAACCTTCATCTAGGTGATGTTCTTGGCCTTTGTTGTATACGAATGCGTGTAGCGTTGCCGCTAGGGATTTACTCCTGTCCTGTACTTCCAGATCGCAGTAAAGCAGACATGGACCTGAAAGAGCTGAGTGAAACCGTTCAACAGAAGCTGGGAACCACGCCTGTTCTCACCTCTCCAAAAAGACAAATCAAGAGCCGTTTCCAGTTGAACTTGGACAAAACCATTGAGAGCTGTAAGGCACAGCTGGGTCAGTACACGTCCATCCGAAAAACACATGAGTGTTATACGTGAACACAGTATTATGCAACATCTCGTATGGTGGCATGTCATTCAAACTGGGGAATTGAATTGATGGCAACTGGACTGGTCAGGTTGTCTTAGACGTTGAGGCTCTTCATCAGTACCCTGAACTGGATAGAACAGATCCAAAGGCGAAACCAGCAGCTGAAGTTGCCATCAATCCAATAGCATGAGAATCAGCCCACCTAGTACTGCCTGGTGTTCCATCATCAGCCATCATCTTGCCATGCCTTGCAGGTATCGAGGAGATCTCCGCTGATGTGTACAAAGGTGTGGAGCACAGTGACTCTGAGGACTCTGATAAATCTGATTTTAGCGACAGTGAGTATGCTAGTGATGAGGGACCAAAGGTCAAAGATCCCCAGGACTCCGCGCCCCCTGAGAAAGTCCAGAAGGAGAGCATGGCCAAAGATCAAACATCTCCATGCAGCCATGCGGACAAACCCGATGCCCCTCTCATATCTAAGTCTGCAGCAGCGGATGTCAGTGCAACGCCGTCAGAAACTTCGCCTGAAGAGAAAGGAAGCAAAGAGAAAGAGAGCCCAGAGAAAAGCACATCTCCCCCAGCATCGCCCGTGTCCACGGAGAAGGGTCGGGTGCCAGAAGAGGCGATGCAACGTGTGCCCGTGGAGGATTCTGATTCCGAGAGGGAGCTGGTTATTGACCTCGGGGAGGAGCAAGGCAACAAGGACAAGAGAAGACGTAAAAAGGATAGCACTGTTAAAGAGTCATCTGCTGCTAAATGTGAAGGTGAGACGTCCTTATTCACGATCCGGACAGATTCATGTGTCCAATAGGCAAATAACGAATGTACTGTACTTCCTCTTGAAGGTAAGTCCCTGACCCCTTCGACGCTTCCATCCCAAAACAGCACAACCCCTTCCACGCCCTCCAGCGTTTCCTCGCAGTCCCCGATGGCCGTTCCTGTCACCATGATCTCCCTGACCACACCTTCTCCAGCAAATGTTAGCCTGGCCACGGTCTCCAGTGCCCCTGCGACCCCGCCCTCTTCCTCGTCCTCGTCAGCCTCTACCACACCCGCTTTGaaaaaacagcgccctctgctgcccCGTGAGACCGTGCCGGTAGTGCAGAGCGCTGTGGTGTGGAATCCCACCGCCAAGCTCCAGACCTCCTCGCAGAAGTGGCCCGTGCGTCAGCAACAGAGCCAGCAGCCCGGGGCGGCCGCCCAAATTCAAGCGTCATCGCCCAGACAGGGCCAGACGCAAGCGTCCGACAACGGCTCCACGTTAGCGTCCTCATCTTCAGCATCTTCCCAAAGCACACGTTATCAGACCAGACAGGCGATCAAAGGTACATCACATCAACTTCAGGTTCCGTTGAGGAGCCGCCACAACGTCAAGCTCTTTGTTTCCAATGACTGACGTGTGAATATTCCATGACAGCCGTGCACCTGAAGGACACACCACTGAGTACATCAGCGGTCACCCTGGTGTCCAGCAGTCCTGCCTTAGCGTCGGGTTTAGGCACgtcttcttcatcctcatcgGTGGAGAGCGAGCAGTACATCTCCACAGCCTCGGCAGATGTTGCTGCAGATATCGCCAAGTACACCAACAAAGTAGGCATTATGAACCGGGAACGTTGGGTTGATCACACGCTACACGCGTGGCATGACTTGGTTGTGTCTTCCAGATCATGGATGCGATCAAAGGTACGGTGACTGAAATCTACAGTGACCTATCAAAGAGCTCTTCAGGAAGTACTATTACCGAAGTAGGTGTTTGCAGTCTACGTACGGTATTATGATACCGCGCCCTAACAGGGTCTTTGTGTCCATGAAGTTGCTTGGTCTCATCTTTTGTTGCTTTCAGATGAGACGACTTAGGATTGAAATTGAAAAGTTACAGTGGTTACATCAGCAGGAGTTGGCGGAGATGAAGCACAACCTCGGTATGGATTTAGtatcaatcatcaatcaatcgtgtgtgtgtgtgtgtgtgatagtgGATCCATGTGGTCTAGGCCCTTCAGTGGTCCCCAATGAGGCTTTTCTGACCGATACatgttgttatgttgtgttacAATGTGTTCCATGTGGCCAAACCTTGCAGTCAccaaaacataatataataatcataataatcataataatgctaGGGATTTCCAATGTTGCTCTAGTCTGTCAATATTATCTGTGGGGCAGaaattctgtgtgtgttttgcaaacAACACATCAATATAGTCTtccacgcaggccacacagctaagagacatgagttcgattccaccctccaccgttcatcctcccccattccaaaaacatgctaggttaattggccactccaaattgtccataggtatgaatgtgagtgtgaatggttgtttgtctatatgtgccctgtgattgaccctgatggaccctgcctcttggccgtagtctgctgggataggctccagcataccccctgtgacgcaagtgaggataagcggtagaaaatgaatgaatgataatacttGTCAATGATTGATACTGCGTGTATAATATTGCGTACTTTGTGTACACGACTCCAGAGCTTACAATGGCTGAGATGAGGCAAAGTCTGGAGCAGGAACGAGAGCGACTGGTGACGGAGGTGAAGAAACAGCTGGAGCAGGAGAAGCAACAAGCGGTGGATGAAACCAAGAAGAAACAGTGGTGCGCTAACTGCCGCAAGGAGGCCATCTTCTACTGCTGCTGGAACACCAGCTACTGCGATTACCCCTGCCAGCAGGCTCACTGGCCCGAACACATGAAGTCCTGCACTCAGTCAGGTGGGCTTCCCAAAGGGGGCGCTGTGTTCCCTAGTCCCCATTCCATACCGCATTTGacactttgttgtgtttttagccACGGCTCCACAGCAAGAACCCGACGCCGAGTCTACGGGAGACTTGCCCGGCAAAAGTGGAGGACAAGCAAACTGTGGACCAAACAACCTGCGAGACACGCCCGTCTCCGCGCCATCGGATAAagactctgagacaggaaacagcAGTGACAATGTTGCTGTCCCTTTGTCTTAACTGTTCAATATACtcatcccccccgccccccaacccccaacccccactaCACATCTGTTTTCTCTATGTTCCCTTTAAACGTGGGTGTATCCAAACTATGATTATCCATTTCTTTGTCCTTTTATGGCTCAATGGTATCTCCCTGTGCTCCGTCTCCTTTCACTTCCCGGTGTGAAAACTACACTTGGAAGTTCCCGGGAAAAGGGGGCCAGTTAAAAAAAGAGTGCACTACATGCAGTATTCCATGTACTCGGCTTGGTCAGGAATTTGTGGGAGCGTGCATGACTGTCTCAAAGGTACGTGTACTAAGTGTAAAGAACTAAAACTGCAACCATGTAACCAGTTCACTATTACAGTTAGTtacttttttatgatattaacTTATTTGTTATTTGCCTGCTGTATACGGTATTCCCAAGAGAAGAATGAAGGAATTTGGAATAAGCTGCTGGTGTACTTGTATGTGTTGGACATGACAataagtatatacagtacataacgtGTGATAAGAAGCGTACAGGCAGACATGCTATTTTTAGCCTCAACTAATGTCTAACTAAGCCCGACTTCACGCCACACGTGTATCGTAAACGTTACGTCCGAGCAGcgttttattcatgtacatttAAAAGGGACcgtttatgctcatttttcggctctttgtgtggagttgtggactcctatagagcagttacattcaataaccagcacaggaagctttctagttcttccagaatctgcaactattcAGCTGTACTTCTTTGGATTTCGGgcttctgttttaatgtattccacccatggcccaccgCCGaccatgcccactccgctgtgggtttttttcttatGTTGTCTTTGTAAAGCTGGTGTTTTGGGTCATATCAGAGGTTACATTTCTCCACTTCAAGGATTAGTCATTCGTCACCCATCGTCTTCGCTGCAATGAACGCTGGTTACATAACACAGTGTCTTTCAGGCTTTTATTTGGTTAAAAATCCAAATTCTCCTACTTCTACTCCTGTTGATAAATGTGTAAACGCGACTAATGACAACGTGCGTGTTGCACCGCATCGGGTGTGAATTCAACAGAACTTACAAATACATCATTCGTGCATATTAACACAAAGGAAACACAACTTTAGAGCAGcccatgtatgtgtatatgtactagtatgtatatatatatatctatatggaATATGTGACAACAACCAACTGGACTTTCCCACCAGCATCAAAGCTACCATCAGTATAGATCTATAAATAGACATTTGTACCTAAGAACAGCCTCACCTGTTTGGGCCGCCATGTTGGATATGGAACTCATGTGAGGAAAGGACTGGATTTCATAAAGTGCCTTTCTTCATTGTTTGCTAGCTGGTTTCACAGCGGGAACGTCCTATTAGTCACAAaaccagtaaaaaaatatgttagggTGGCCAAATACAGTTCCAAGTCATTTTTAAGTCTTACCTGTGGAAGTTAAGGCCACATCCAATATTGCCGCGCCGTCGACGTCAATAAACGAACTCGTTAATTAGCTAATAACCGAAACTATATATTTCACATCACAATAGCACTAACTgtttagtatattatattataaacacATTGTGGAAAAGGCTACAATACATATAGAGAGGAGCTTAAATGTACAATTTGACATGAAAAACACAACTGTTTTAGGAAGACTATTACCCAAACTGGAGCGAAgtggcgccccctggtggccagAGCTCCTACTACAGTTCAATACAAACAATACATACAGATGTCTTGTATGGCTAATTCAATTCAACGTGGATTGCTacgaaaaatacatttaatgtacacaaacagacATTATCACTAAAAAGATGTCAATGAAAGTGCATTAAATAGTTAAATGGCGGCCTACACACAGAGAAGTGCCGCAGTGGGATACAGTAATGCATAATTAATTTGCATATTgattcattttattgttatCTCGTTTGAACGTGGGAGTCCTATTTTGCATGGCAGAATCCTCCAGATTGCTGCTTCAACAAAGTCAGTTCAGCaccatccacatccacatccactgGGAAATGAAAGATCATTCCAAGCCAGAACGTAGAAACACTggaactttatttattttacacattcATTTTGGGGACTAATTTCCACAAGTTTCCGCATGTGAATTTGAGGACAAGACAGACAATGACGAATGGCTGACGGACTGACAGACTATTTGGTGGTCTCTGTGTTCGTGGATATCAGCGTGTTTCATACTAGAAGGACCCGCCTTGGTTTGTGTGGGCATCAGTTCTCAGTGGCAGACAGTATTTCTTTATATACAGTCACTGATATGCACGACTACAGAGATGACACGTGGAGACAAAGCCAACGAGCGCCACTGCTGGGTAAGTCACGTTGGTTGTCGATCCCTCGCTACTGGCGGTAGGCGCCCAGTTCCTctctcctgattggctgtgacAGACTTTGTGTGGGAGAGCGAGTGGAGGCAGTCTTCAGAACtgtggggggagaaaaaaaagacaaccaaCGGGTCCACGTAACTCTTTTTGCGTACATGATTAACAAAGGAGTACTTATATTGTAGACCAAAGCACCAAATGAACGCTCACAGACTACGAGTTTCTTACGTTCTTAAGGAATTCCTCCGCGACGATACGGGCTCTGGCATTAACGGACAACTTCATCTCGCTGATCTCCTTGTCGATCTCCTCCATGAAATGGATGACAAAGTCCACCAGCTTGTGTTTGTACATCTGCTCCGTGTGGAAGTTGGTGATCAAGAAGCTGATGTCATAGCCCTGCATCACACGGGCGTACATTAACCACGAATCAACCATACGCATGCGTGGGAGTGGGTTGTCAAatgggggggggtggatttAGTCATATAGTCAAAgtgcatgaacatgaacatacatcttactcttttctgtgtgttctaaagatataaaaacagctaaaacagGCAGCAAACTAATGCAAGCAATCCGCTCATTTCTCC from Doryrhamphus excisus isolate RoL2022-K1 chromosome 1, RoL_Dexc_1.0, whole genome shotgun sequence encodes the following:
- the zmynd8 gene encoding MYND-type zinc finger-containing chromatin reader ZMYND8 isoform X2: MNQSLVSNGSPKVAEPVSVFSFNEYPQQNSKKSFQGQAWVVRIWGVAEEVKTIDALTEEMENSTRSKDTGSTERATQKRKMPSPSHSSNGHSSADTSPGPVKKKKKPGAVTSSKDQSELRHGPFYYVKQPALTTDPVDVVPQDGRNDFYCWLCHREGQVLCCELCPRVYHAKCLKLPAEPEGDWFCPECEKITVAECIETQSKAMMMLTIEQLSYLLKFALQKMKQPGTELFQKPVSLEQHPDYSEYIFHPMDLCTLEKNVKKKMYGCTEAFLADAKWILHNCIIYNGGNHKLTATAKVIVKICEHEMNEIEVCPECYLSACQKRDNWFCEPCGNPHPLVWAKLKGFPFWPAKALRDKDGQVDARFFGQHDRAWVPLNNCYLMSKEIPFSVKKTKSIFNNAMQEMEVYVENMRKKFGVFNYAPFRTPYTPDNSFQMLQDPADPLSTSVKSEKQEKIKLSFDMTSSPKISLTRTMLCGSGIGGIATGRRLPSDMPRSPMSTNSSTHTGSDGEDTTDRSQMKAPNSQASMGEEFIEPTASPTHTRTGQAANLSDSPKPSHPQSLSNPKQEKAQLTGSILNLHLDRSKADMDLKELSETVQQKLGTTPVLTSPKRQIKSRFQLNLDKTIESCKAQLGIEEISADVYKGVEHSDSEDSDKSDFSDSEYASDEGPKVKDPQDSAPPEKVQKESMAKDQTSPCSHADKPDAPLISKSAAADVSATPSETSPEEKGSKEKESPEKSTSPPASPVSTEKGRVPEEAMQRVPVEDSDSERELVIDLGEEQGNKDKRRRKKDSTVKESSAAKCEGKSLTPSTLPSQNSTTPSTPSSVSSQSPMAVPVTMISLTTPSPANVSLATVSSAPATPPSSSSSSASTTPALKKQRPLLPRETVPVVQSAVVWNPTAKLQTSSQKWPVRQQQSQQPGAAAQIQASSPRQGQTQASDNGSTLASSSSASSQSTRYQTRQAIKAVHLKDTPLSTSAVTLVSSSPALASGLGTSSSSSSVESEQYISTASADVAADIAKYTNKIMDAIKGTVTEIYSDLSKSSSGSTITEMRRLRIEIEKLQWLHQQELAEMKHNLELTMAEMRQSLEQERERLVTEVKKQLEQEKQQAVDETKKKQWCANCRKEAIFYCCWNTSYCDYPCQQAHWPEHMKSCTQSATAPQQEPDAESTGDLPGKSGGQANCGPNNLRDTPVSAPSDKDSETGNSSDNVAVPLS
- the zmynd8 gene encoding MYND-type zinc finger-containing chromatin reader ZMYND8 isoform X6, producing MENSTRSKDTGSTERATQKRKMPSPSHSSNGHSSADTSPGPVKKKKKPGAVTSSKDQSELRHGPFYYVKQPALTTDPVDVVPQDGRNDFYCWLCHREGQVLCCELCPRVYHAKCLKLPAEPEGDWFCPECEKITVAECIETQSKAMMMLTIEQLSYLLKFALQKMKQPGDHPRLPSRSPHAASTQRKTFNWTELFQKPVSLEQHPDYSEYIFHPMDLCTLEKNVKKKMYGCTEAFLADAKWILHNCIIYNGGNHKLTATAKVIVKICEHEMNEIEVCPECYLSACQKRDNWFCEPCGNPHPLVWAKLKGFPFWPAKALRDKDGQVDARFFGQHDRAWVPLNNCYLMSKEIPFSVKKTKSIFNNAMQEMEVYVENMRKKFGVFNYAPFRTPYTPDNSFQMLQDPADPLSTSVKSEKQEKIKLSFDMTSSPKISLTRTMLCGSGIGGIATGRRLPSDMPRSPMSTNSSTHTGSDGEDTTDRSQMKAPNSQASMGEEFIEPTASPTHTRTGQAANLSDSPKPSHPQSLSNPKQEKAQLTGSILNLHLDRSKADMDLKELSETVQQKLGTTPVLTSPKRQIKSRFQLNLDKTIESCKAQLGIEEISADVYKGVEHSDSEDSDKSDFSDSEYASDEGPKVKDPQDSAPPEKVQKESMAKDQTSPCSHADKPDAPLISKSAAADVSATPSETSPEEKGSKEKESPEKSTSPPASPVSTEKGRVPEEAMQRVPVEDSDSERELVIDLGEEQGNKDKRRRKKDSTVKESSAAKCEGKSLTPSTLPSQNSTTPSTPSSVSSQSPMAVPVTMISLTTPSPANVSLATVSSAPATPPSSSSSSASTTPALKKQRPLLPRETVPVVQSAVVWNPTAKLQTSSQKWPVRQQQSQQPGAAAQIQASSPRQGQTQASDNGSTLASSSSASSQSTRYQTRQAIKAVHLKDTPLSTSAVTLVSSSPALASGLGTSSSSSSVESEQYISTASADVAADIAKYTNKIMDAIKGTVTEIYSDLSKSSSGSTITEMRRLRIEIEKLQWLHQQELAEMKHNLELTMAEMRQSLEQERERLVTEVKKQLEQEKQQAVDETKKKQWCANCRKEAIFYCCWNTSYCDYPCQQAHWPEHMKSCTQSATAPQQEPDAESTGDLPGKSGGQANCGPNNLRDTPVSAPSDKDSETGNSSDNVAVPLS
- the zmynd8 gene encoding MYND-type zinc finger-containing chromatin reader ZMYND8 isoform X4 yields the protein MHPQSVAEEVKTIDALTEEMENSTRSKDTGSTERATQKRKMPSPSHSSNGHSSADTSPGPVKKKKKPGAVTSSKDQSELRHGPFYYVKQPALTTDPVDVVPQDGRNDFYCWLCHREGQVLCCELCPRVYHAKCLKLPAEPEGDWFCPECEKITVAECIETQSKAMMMLTIEQLSYLLKFALQKMKQPGDHPRLPSRSPHAASTQRKTFNWTELFQKPVSLEQHPDYSEYIFHPMDLCTLEKNVKKKMYGCTEAFLADAKWILHNCIIYNGGNHKLTATAKVIVKICEHEMNEIEVCPECYLSACQKRDNWFCEPCGNPHPLVWAKLKGFPFWPAKALRDKDGQVDARFFGQHDRAWVPLNNCYLMSKEIPFSVKKTKSIFNNAMQEMEVYVENMRKKFGVFNYAPFRTPYTPDNSFQMLQDPADPLSTSVKSEKQEKIKLSFDMTSSPKISLTRTMLCGSGIGGIATGRRLPSDMPRSPMSTNSSTHTGSDGEDTTDRSQMKAPNSQASMGEEFIEPTASPTHTRTGQAANLSDSPKPSHPQSLSNPKQEKAQLTGSILNLHLDRSKADMDLKELSETVQQKLGTTPVLTSPKRQIKSRFQLNLDKTIESCKAQLGIEEISADVYKGVEHSDSEDSDKSDFSDSEYASDEGPKVKDPQDSAPPEKVQKESMAKDQTSPCSHADKPDAPLISKSAAADVSATPSETSPEEKGSKEKESPEKSTSPPASPVSTEKGRVPEEAMQRVPVEDSDSERELVIDLGEEQGNKDKRRRKKDSTVKESSAAKCEGKSLTPSTLPSQNSTTPSTPSSVSSQSPMAVPVTMISLTTPSPANVSLATVSSAPATPPSSSSSSASTTPALKKQRPLLPRETVPVVQSAVVWNPTAKLQTSSQKWPVRQQQSQQPGAAAQIQASSPRQGQTQASDNGSTLASSSSASSQSTRYQTRQAIKAVHLKDTPLSTSAVTLVSSSPALASGLGTSSSSSSVESEQYISTASADVAADIAKYTNKIMDAIKGTVTEIYSDLSKSSSGSTITEMRRLRIEIEKLQWLHQQELAEMKHNLELTMAEMRQSLEQERERLVTEVKKQLEQEKQQAVDETKKKQWCANCRKEAIFYCCWNTSYCDYPCQQAHWPEHMKSCTQSATAPQQEPDAESTGDLPGKSGGQANCGPNNLRDTPVSAPSDKDSETGNSSDNVAVPLS
- the zmynd8 gene encoding MYND-type zinc finger-containing chromatin reader ZMYND8 isoform X3: MNQSLVSNGSPKVAEPVSVFSFNEYPQQNSKKSFQGQAWVVRIWGVAEEVKTIDALTEEMENSTRSKDTGSTERATQKRKMPSPSHSSNGHSSADTSPGPVKKKKKPGAVTSSKDQDGRNDFYCWLCHREGQVLCCELCPRVYHAKCLKLPAEPEGDWFCPECEKITVAECIETQSKAMMMLTIEQLSYLLKFALQKMKQPGDHPRLPSRSPHAASTQRKTFNWTELFQKPVSLEQHPDYSEYIFHPMDLCTLEKNVKKKMYGCTEAFLADAKWILHNCIIYNGGNHKLTATAKVIVKICEHEMNEIEVCPECYLSACQKRDNWFCEPCGNPHPLVWAKLKGFPFWPAKALRDKDGQVDARFFGQHDRAWVPLNNCYLMSKEIPFSVKKTKSIFNNAMQEMEVYVENMRKKFGVFNYAPFRTPYTPDNSFQMLQDPADPLSTSVKSEKQEKIKLSFDMTSSPKISLTRTMLCGSGIGGIATGRRLPSDMPRSPMSTNSSTHTGSDGEDTTDRSQMKAPNSQASMGEEFIEPTASPTHTRTGQAANLSDSPKPSHPQSLSNPKQEKAQLTGSILNLHLDRSKADMDLKELSETVQQKLGTTPVLTSPKRQIKSRFQLNLDKTIESCKAQLGIEEISADVYKGVEHSDSEDSDKSDFSDSEYASDEGPKVKDPQDSAPPEKVQKESMAKDQTSPCSHADKPDAPLISKSAAADVSATPSETSPEEKGSKEKESPEKSTSPPASPVSTEKGRVPEEAMQRVPVEDSDSERELVIDLGEEQGNKDKRRRKKDSTVKESSAAKCEGKSLTPSTLPSQNSTTPSTPSSVSSQSPMAVPVTMISLTTPSPANVSLATVSSAPATPPSSSSSSASTTPALKKQRPLLPRETVPVVQSAVVWNPTAKLQTSSQKWPVRQQQSQQPGAAAQIQASSPRQGQTQASDNGSTLASSSSASSQSTRYQTRQAIKAVHLKDTPLSTSAVTLVSSSPALASGLGTSSSSSSVESEQYISTASADVAADIAKYTNKIMDAIKGTVTEIYSDLSKSSSGSTITEMRRLRIEIEKLQWLHQQELAEMKHNLELTMAEMRQSLEQERERLVTEVKKQLEQEKQQAVDETKKKQWCANCRKEAIFYCCWNTSYCDYPCQQAHWPEHMKSCTQSATAPQQEPDAESTGDLPGKSGGQANCGPNNLRDTPVSAPSDKDSETGNSSDNVAVPLS
- the zmynd8 gene encoding MYND-type zinc finger-containing chromatin reader ZMYND8 isoform X1; protein product: MNQSLVSNGSPKVAEPVSVFSFNEYPQQNSKKSFQGQAWVVRIWGVAEEVKTIDALTEEMENSTRSKDTGSTERATQKRKMPSPSHSSNGHSSADTSPGPVKKKKKPGAVTSSKDQSELRHGPFYYVKQPALTTDPVDVVPQDGRNDFYCWLCHREGQVLCCELCPRVYHAKCLKLPAEPEGDWFCPECEKITVAECIETQSKAMMMLTIEQLSYLLKFALQKMKQPGDHPRLPSRSPHAASTQRKTFNWTELFQKPVSLEQHPDYSEYIFHPMDLCTLEKNVKKKMYGCTEAFLADAKWILHNCIIYNGGNHKLTATAKVIVKICEHEMNEIEVCPECYLSACQKRDNWFCEPCGNPHPLVWAKLKGFPFWPAKALRDKDGQVDARFFGQHDRAWVPLNNCYLMSKEIPFSVKKTKSIFNNAMQEMEVYVENMRKKFGVFNYAPFRTPYTPDNSFQMLQDPADPLSTSVKSEKQEKIKLSFDMTSSPKISLTRTMLCGSGIGGIATGRRLPSDMPRSPMSTNSSTHTGSDGEDTTDRSQMKAPNSQASMGEEFIEPTASPTHTRTGQAANLSDSPKPSHPQSLSNPKQEKAQLTGSILNLHLDRSKADMDLKELSETVQQKLGTTPVLTSPKRQIKSRFQLNLDKTIESCKAQLGIEEISADVYKGVEHSDSEDSDKSDFSDSEYASDEGPKVKDPQDSAPPEKVQKESMAKDQTSPCSHADKPDAPLISKSAAADVSATPSETSPEEKGSKEKESPEKSTSPPASPVSTEKGRVPEEAMQRVPVEDSDSERELVIDLGEEQGNKDKRRRKKDSTVKESSAAKCEGKSLTPSTLPSQNSTTPSTPSSVSSQSPMAVPVTMISLTTPSPANVSLATVSSAPATPPSSSSSSASTTPALKKQRPLLPRETVPVVQSAVVWNPTAKLQTSSQKWPVRQQQSQQPGAAAQIQASSPRQGQTQASDNGSTLASSSSASSQSTRYQTRQAIKAVHLKDTPLSTSAVTLVSSSPALASGLGTSSSSSSVESEQYISTASADVAADIAKYTNKIMDAIKGTVTEIYSDLSKSSSGSTITEMRRLRIEIEKLQWLHQQELAEMKHNLELTMAEMRQSLEQERERLVTEVKKQLEQEKQQAVDETKKKQWCANCRKEAIFYCCWNTSYCDYPCQQAHWPEHMKSCTQSATAPQQEPDAESTGDLPGKSGGQANCGPNNLRDTPVSAPSDKDSETGNSSDNVAVPLS